GCAAGAAGCTAAAAACGCCAGCGGACCAGGTCGGCATGCAGGTTCGTCGGTCTCTCCGCTTTTCCGGACCTTCCGGCGTCCGTCTGTAATGTGGGAAGCCCTACGGTAATCCGGTCTTTGTCGATCTCCACCAGGGACCGCGAGGTATCATAGACGCCATAGGCAATTCCCGCCAGCGCCCCGACAAACCCCCCATAGGCCACATTCTCCCAGTGACCACTCTTGTTGTTGGTTGTCAGCAGGAGAAGCCCCCCGAGGAAGGCGCCCGTCAGCGAACCGTATACGGTGTCCCTTAAAACAATCGGCATGGTATCTTCCTCGGCGGCGGCCGGGCGCAGGGGGAGAAGGGTGACAACAAGCATCAGCGCGACGAAAAGTGCAATCATACGATTTTTCATGAATCGTTCTCCTTGCAGAATTCAGGGTTGTTAAGGAAGCTTTGTTGAGACTACAATAATCCCACCCGAAAAATCAAGAGATCTCTGAGTAAAAAAGGGGGAAGGCCGACAACCGTGGAGGCCCTGTGCAGAGCCGACCGGGTTTTATGAACCGCAGGGGGTTCTCAGGGGGTGGAGTGGGGGATCTTTTCCATGGTGATGCAAAAGGGGAGGAGAAAATCCACATCTTCCTTCCCGGCGAAGATCCGTCGGATCCGGAAGGTCAGTTCCTTGGCCTGCCGTGCACCCGGTTCAGGTCGTTTGAAGAGAAGGAGCCCTCGAATATGTTCTCCCGGCTGCAGGGTGATATAGCTTCGTAACAGCATCTTTTCCATTCCATCCAGCCGATGTTCGCTTCCCGGAGTGCCGTAAAGGGCTTGATAGAAATCATCATATTCAAGCTGAAAGAGAGGCCACCCCTCAAGCATGAGGGAAAATGCGGCCGAGGGGTTGAAACTGATTGCACCGTTTGAGCGATTTTCCATGATGAGGTAGAAGGCAATCGGTTCCTTGTGTTTCGGGTAGAGCCCGGCAAAGGGGTTGTCGAAATTCCACCGGCGGTCAATGTCCGAAGGAACATCAAGAGTCGCAAAGGGAAGAGGCATCAACGCTCCCCATATTCCGTGGCCTTCGAAGGTGACGGCCTTCCCGGAGGGATCAAGATGTGAGGCCGGCTCCGGAGCGGGAGTGACCGACATCCGGTAGAGGCGTGCATCGGTTTTGCAGCCGGTTGCAGCGATCATGAAGAGAAGAGCAATCAATAGATCACGGAACAAGGTTGTTTTCATAATGCATAAATATGCATTGAATCGGTATCATGGTCAAGAGGAAAAACGACCGGACTTCCCCCGATTTTCCAGATGGGGAACAACATCTCTCAATACATCTCATATTTGACCAGTCGCCCTTCCAGTCCGCCGTTCTTCAGCGGTTTCTTCCAGGAAGGCTTGAGCCCGATTTTCTTGATCATTTCCCGGTTGCCGAAGTAGAGATAGGCGCTGGTGCCCCGGCAGCGCTGCTTCAGAAAATCCCCGAACTCTTTGTAAAAATTTCCCAGGTCTGATTCCTTCCCGAGGCGGATGCCGTAAGGAGGATTGCAGACGAGGACAGCGTTCCGGATCTCTTCGATCTTGCGAAAATCACGACAGCGAAGATCGACCCCTTCATGGCCGGGGAGCGTCACCAGGTTCTTTCGTGTCGCCGCAACGGCCTGTTTTGAACGGTCCCCGGCAAAGATCAACCCCGGCGGCAAGGGCCGAATTTTCCTGTCCATCTCCGCCTTTATTTTTCCCCATGCGGCCGTCTCGAACTCGGGGAGGGACGCAAAACCGAAGTGCTTTCGCAGAAAACCGGCCGGAATCCGGCAGTAGGCCATCAAGGCCTCGGTGATCAGGGTCCCGGAACCGCACATGGGATCGTAAAGCGCCCGCTCTCCCTCCCAGCCCGACATCCGGATGATCGCCGCCGCCACCGTCTCCTGCATGGGCGCCTCCACCGAGGCCTTCCGGTAACCCCGACGGTGAAGAGATCCGCCGGAGGTGTCGAGGCTGATCGTCGCCCGGTTCCGGTGGATGTGCAGGCTGAACCAGACGTCCGGAGTTTTGGTCTCGACATCGGGCCGTCTGCCGCAGGTCTCCCGGAAAAAATCGGCAATTGCGTCCTTCAAACAGAGGGCTGCATACCGGGAGTGACGGATACGGCTGTCCGAGACATTTGCAAAGACGGCAAAGGTCTCATCGGGGGAGAGGAAATCGGACCATCGGATCGACCCGGCCGTCTTGCGAAGATACTTCGGGCTGTGACAGTCGAAGGTGAGAAGGGGCGCCAGGATCCGGGTGATTATGCGTGCGCCGTAGTTGATCCGGAAAAGATCGGCTGTATCCGCCTTGAAATAGATCCCCCGGTAGGCCGGTTGGATTTCCCGGGCGCCCAGCGCCGCAATCTCCCGGCTTCCCGCGTCTTCCAGACCATCGGCGATCTGAGCGAAGTAGCGGTGAGTTTTCCGATAGGTGTACATCATTTCTCTTTTGCCGCCGCCCGCTGCCGGAAATGGAACCAGGTTTCGAAGAGTCCGGCACCACAGAGAAGAAGGATCAGGGTTGGCTGCAGAAGAAAAATGATATAGATTACACCCTTGACGATTCTCGGCAGGCGGGTCCGCTGGAGAAAGAAGGTGAGGATCCCGTATCCCTGGATCAGGTAGGCCAGCAGGAAGATAAGGGCGATGTTGAGCCCCACCCATTTCAGGTACGGGATCTTCAGAAGATAGAGCATCCCCGAGAGGATAAGTCCCCAGACCCAGCCGAAGGGAATCGTCAGTTCCTCCAGGGGGGGGACATGGGAGCGATCGAGTCCGAGGTACCCCGCCAGGTGCAGGGGGACCAGCAGGTTCAGGCAGACGATGGAGAAAGCATTCATGAAGATCAGGGCCGGATAGGCGACCTTCACGAAGGCGATCATCCCCTTCAGCCCCTGTTCATACTGCATCTTCTGCTCCGGTGTGAGTTGAAACCGACGGGCATTCTCCTGCGCGGCCAGCCGCAGGGATTCGCTCCCTTTGGCGAGAAGGGCGGAAAAATCCATCCCGGAATAGGAGAGGTAAACGGCCCCGGCGGCAATGATCAGAAGGGTAGAGACCAGGGAGGTTGAGTAGAGCAGTCCCATGGCAGGGATTTTTTTCCGTAGTCCGTCGCCCAGCAGAATACCGACCACGGCAAACTGCGTCACGAAGATCAGCAGGACCGGAAGATTAAAGAGAAGAAGAATGAAGCCGGCACTCAGGGCCGCAACAGCCACCCCCAGGGGATTGCCGTAGCGCCAGGTGGTGAGAACGAGAAAAATAGGGGAGAGGATCATCGGAAGGATGGCCAGGAAAAAGAAGGCCGGCGAGATCTCCACCACCAGGAAGGCGGAGAAAAAGAACGTGGTTCCCAGAACGGCCTGAGGCAGCCAGGTGCGGGGAGAGGCAAAGATCTTCTGGAAATAGGGATGACCCATCCGCTTTCAACCTCCACGGACGGCAAAGGCCATCCGTTCCCATCCGGCAAGATCTTGGACGACTTCAATCGTATGGAACCCGCCGGCATTTTTCAGCAGATCCCGTACCTTCGCCCCCTGCCCCTCACCGATTTCCAGGGCCAATCGCCCCCCCGGCCGGAGAAGGGTTCCGGCCTCCCGAATCATCCTTTCAATCAGAGACAGTCCGTCCGGTCCGGCAAAAAGGGCGGCATGAGGTTCGTAGTCTCGGACCTCCGGCTGAAGCTGTTCCCGCGTCGTCTCGGGAACATAAGGAAGATTTGCAACGATCAAATCCGCCCGGTATTCGACCGTTAAAGCCGACAACAGATTTCCCCGAAGTGCCTGGAACCGGTCCGACACACGATGGCGTGCCGCATTTGTGCAGGCCACACGGAGCGCTTCTCCGGCAAGGTCGATGGCCAGGACTGTTGCTCCGGGTCTTTCACAGAGGAGGGTCACGGCGATACAACCGCTGCCGGTGCCGACATCGATAGTCCGGCGAAGGCAATCGGTGCGCTTTAAGATCTCTTCGACGAAGAGCTCCGTTTCCGGCCGGGGAATCAGCACATCCGGATTGACCGTAAAGGATCGGCCGAAGAATGAGACCTCCCCTTCAATATATTGCAGCGGTTCCCGTTTCCCGCGGCGTTCCAGCAGAGACCGGTAACGGTCCTCTTCTTCAACCGATAAGGATGGACCCTCCAGATAGAGGGAGAGCCGGGGTCTTCGAAGGACAAAGGCAAGCAGTTCTTCAGCATCATGATGCGGGTTCGGTACCCCGAGATTGCGGAGATAGGATGCTCCCCGGGAGAGAAGATCACAGAGCAGCACCTGACTACTTCGCACAGCGGCCGGCATCGATATATTCCTTCCCTGATCAGGCCTCTTTCAAAGCCTCCGCTTCCATGGTTGTCGTCAAGACATCGATCATTTCATCAAGCCCCCCTTCCAGGATCGCCTCCAGCTTGTGCAGGGTCAGCCCGATCCGATGATCGGTCACCCGGTTCTGGGGAAAGTTGTAGGTACGGATCCGTTCACTCCTGTCCCCGCTTCCCACCTGAGACTTACGGTTCCGGGCGATTTCATCCTCCTGCTCCGCCTGAAGCCGGTCCAAGAGCCGTGCCCGGAGGACTTTCAGCGCCTTGGCCTTGTTCTTCAACTGGGATTTCTCGTCCTGGCAGATCACCACTAACCCCGAGGGGAGATGGGTCACCCGGACGGCGGAATCGGTTGTATTTACGCTCTGGCCCCCGGGTCCGGAGGAGCGGAAGACGTCGATCTTCAAGTCGCTGGAATTGATTTCCACCTCTACCTCTTCCGCTTCGGGCAGGACCGCAACGGTGACGGCCGAGGTATGGATGCGGCCGCCCGTCTCGGTGACGGGAATCCGCTGTACCCGGTGGACGCCGCTTTCATATTTCAGACGGCTGTAGGCTCCGTGCCCCTCGATGAGGGCGATAATCTCTTTCAGACCTCCGACGCCCGTTGGGTTGCTGTTCATGATCTCCACACGCCAGCCGGCATTTTCCGCATATCGACTGTACATCCGGAAGAGATCCGCCGCAAAAAGGGCCGCCTCTTCACCCCCGGTTCCGGCGCGAATTTCCAGAAATATATTCTTGTCATCATTCGGATCCTTAGGCAGAAGGAGCAGTTTCAGTTCTTTTTCCAGCGTTTCCTGCCGACCTTGAAGTTCTCCGATCTCGAGTTCCGCCATCTCCGTCATTTCCGCATCGCCCCCGGACTCCGCAAGAACCTCTTTTGCTGCGGCAAGATCATCAAGGACCTTCCGATAGGCCCGGTATTTTTCGACAATCCCCGTAAGCCTTGAATGCTCTTTGGCCAGCGGCTGAAACTGTTTCTGATCGGAAATCACCTCCGGGTCACTCATTTTTCGTGTGATCTCATCGTATCTGCTTTCCACTTCTTTGAGTTTTTCCAACATAGCGTAACTCTTATTCGTTGTCTTTTCCGGGTCGGAGATTTTATCGAGAAAAGTCAATCCCGACAAGGAACGTGTATGCAGCAAGGAAGAAGGCTTATGCCTGCACTTGAAGGACGGACACTTTGCAAAGAAGAGTCCGACGATGGATCTTCAAAAAGGAAAGCAGCTAACGACCGGGAAGGATCCGTGGAATCATGGATGGTACCGGAAACGAAAGATATCCTCAGGTTGCGGAAAATATTACTTCAAGCCGTATTTCTTCTTGAACTTTTCCACGCGACCTTCCGTATCGACGATTTTCTGCTGTCCTGTATAGAAAGGATGGCAGTTGGAGCAGATCTCAACCTTCAGGTCTTTCTGGGTGGATCGTGTTTCAATAACGTTCCCGCAGGTACAGGTAATCGTCGTCTCTTCGTACTTCGGATGGATCTTGTCTTTCATTTTCAAGCCCTTTCATGAACATCTAAAATCTGCATTATAGGCTTTCAGAGGGAAAAATCAAGAAGAAAATGATGTTCGAATTGAAAGAGTCCCTGCTACCAGGATCGGAATCACTCCCACTCAATGGTGCCGGGGGGCTTGGAGGAGATGTCGTAGGTAACACGGTTGACGCCCTGGACCTCGTTGATAATCCGGTTGGAGATCCGGGAGAGCAGGTCGTAGGGGAGCTGGACCCAGTCAGCAGTCATGCCGTCCTTGCTATTCACGGCACGAATGGCGATGACATGATCGTAAGTTCGTTCGTCACCCATAACACCGACCGTCTTAATCGGGAGCAGAACGGCAAAGGACTGCCATATCTCCCGGTAGAGACCGGCCCCCTTGATCTCTTCGATCACAATCGCATCCGCCCGGCGGAGGATGGAGAGACGTTCCGCTGTGATCTCCCCCAAAATCCGGATTGCCAACCCCGGACCGGGGAATGGCTGGCGGTAGATGATGTCCGACGGGAGGGAGAGTTCCACTCCGACAAGACGAACCTCGTCCTTGAAGAGTTCCCGGAAGGGTTCGACAAGTTTCAGTTTCATCCGTTCCGGAAGCCCGCCCACATTGTGGTGGCTTTTTATCGTTGCAGACGGCCCCTTGAAGGAGATGCTCTCAATCACATCAGGATAGAGTGTCCCCTGCGCCAGGAAATCAACCTGCCCGATTTTGGCGGCCTCTTCCTCGAATATCTGAATAAACTCGTTGCCGATAATCTTCCGCTTCTTCTCCGGATCGGTCACACCGGAGAGTTTTTCGAGAAATCGTTTCGAGGCATCAACAGCCTGCAGGTTGATGTGAAACTCGTCCCGGAAGGTCTTCACCACCTTTTCCGATTCGCCGAGACGCATGAGGCCGTTGTCAACATAGATGCAGGTTAGCCGGTCGCCGATCGCTTTGTGGATCAGTACCGCCGCCACGGAGGAGTCGACGCCGCCGGAAAGGGCGCAGAGAACACGGCCACCTCCGACCCGCTCCCGAATCTCGGCAATGCTCTGTTCCACGAAGGAATGCATCGTCCAGCTTGGTCTGCAACCGCAAATTCGGTAGACGAAATTCTTCAGGATCTCTACCCCGCCGGGAGTATGGACCACCTCGGGGTGGAACTGAAGAGCATAGAATCTGCGTGAGTCATCGGCCATTGCCGCCACAGGCGAATTATTGCTTTCGGCAATTGCTACAAATCCGGCAGGGGGGGAATCAATCCGGTCTCCGTGACTCATCCAGACACGAAGGCTTTCCTCCAACCCTGCAAAGAGATCCCCTCCTCCTTCCTGCCGAACCGTTGCGGCGCCATATTCCCGGCGGGCGGAGGGCGTAACCTCTCCCCCGAGCTGATGCGTCATGAGCTGCATGCCGTAGCAGATCCCGAGGACCGGGATCCCCATCTCGAAGATCCCCCTATCAGGGAGAGGAGCCGACTCTTCCAGGACACTGGAAGGCCCGCCGGAGAGGATCAGGCCGGAAGGAGCAAAGGCCTTGATTTCTTTAAGGGATTCGTTGCAGGGGCGGATCTCGGAGTAAACATGCAGTTCCCGGATTCGCCGGGCGATAAGCTGAGTATACTGGGATCCGAAATCGAGGATCAGAATTTTTTCCTGTTGGCGAGTGGTCATTTATTATCCGGTTCTTCTCCCATTTGTGAACTTAAGATAAGGACTTGAGATTCTCGCTCATAGAAATGTGCAGACCGGGGATCTGCGGTGAAGTTCAGCCCGTCACTGCTCAGGTTGCCCAGCTTCTTTCGCAGGGCAAGACGCGGGGAACGCAGACTCGGAAGCGTAGATATGTAATACGCTGAGGATTCGAGCGCTGCAAAAGTACCGCCATGCGGAAAAAAGAAAGGAAGCTTAGCCGTGAGACTTACTCCATTCGATAATTTGGCGCCTCTTTCGTGATAATCACATCATGGACATGACTCTCACGGAGCCCGGCATTCGTAATCCGGATGAACTCCCCCCGCTCCTGCAGTTCCGGGATCGTCCGGCAACCGGAATAACCCATGCCGGAGCGAAGCCCGCCGACAAGTTGGTAGACACTTTCCGAAAGAGGTCCTTTGTAGGGAACGCGCCCCTCGATCCCCTCGGGGACCAGCTTTTTCACCTCGGATTGATGCTCCTGAAAATAACGATCCTTGCTCCCGGCCTCCATGGCGCCCAGGGATCCCATTCCTCGATAGACCTTGTAACTTCGCCCCTGGAAGAGAATTGTCTCCCCCGGGCTCTCTTCCACCCCGGCGAGGATGCCGCCCATCATGACTGCATTCGCACCGGCCACGATCGCTTTGGTGATATCACCGGAATACTTAATCCCCCCGTCTGCAATGACCGGGACGTCGTGTTTCCGTCCCACGGCGGCACAGTCCATGATGGCCGTAATCTGGGGGACACCGGTCCCCGCCACCACACGGGTTGTGCAGATCGATCCCGGTCCGATCCCCACCTTAACGGTATCGGCACCGGCGGTGATTAGGTCTTCCACCCCTTTTGCCGTGGCCACATTCCCGGCCATCAGATCTACCCCCGGATAGGCGTCCTTGACTGCTCTCACGGTTTGCAGCACCCCCTCGGAGTGGCCGTGGGCCGTATCGACACACAGAATGTCCACACCGGAACCGGTCAGTCTCTCCGCCCGTTCCAGGGCCTCCTCCCCGACACCGATCGCCGCTCCCACCCGGAGGCGCCCGAACTCATCCTTGCAGGCGTGGGGATACTTGATCTTCTTTTCTATATCCTTGATGGTGATGAGACCCTTGAGATTAAAATCATCATCTACGACAAGGAGTTTTTCGATCCGATGCTGATGGAGGATCTTCTTCGCTGACTCCAGATCCGTCCCTTCGGAGGTCGTGACGAGATTTTCCTTCGTCATGACATCGGCAACAGGAAGATCGAGACGAGTTTCGAAACGAAGATCCCGGTTGGTCAGTATCCCGACCAGATGGGTACCGCGGGTAATGGGAATCCCGGAAATCCGGTACTTTTTCATCAGGGCCAGCGCTTCGTGGATTTTCCGGTCCGGTTCGATGGTAATCGGATCGACGATCATGCCGCTTTCCGATTTTTTGACCTTGTCCACCTCCATCGCCTGCCGTTCTACCGACATGGCCTTATGAATCACGGCGATTCCCCCCTCCTGTGCCAAGGCAATCCCCATCCGGGCTTCGGAAACGGTATCCATGGCGGCACTGAGCAGGGGGATGTTCAGACGTATCTTTGCCGTCAGACGCGTCGCAACATCAGTATCCTTGGGAAGCACGTTCGACCGAGCCGGCATTAACAGGACATCATCATAGGTAAGTCCAACACGAATTTCTTCAGGAGAAGTCATGATCATCATACCTTTTGCAACCGGACGGGTTCACGCAAAACCCACCATCATATATTCAAATGTTTCTAAGAGACGAGGAAAATTAACACAGCTTCCCACCTCCGTCAAGGAGGAAATCATCAGAAGTTTCCCCAAAAACAGCCACTTTGCAGGTCCAAGTTTTTGAAAAGAATGAGGAAGATCGTTTTGTAAGGTGTCCGGGGTGTTTTCTGTGAGGTTCACGGAAGTCCTGGGAGGGCTTTTCCCTTGACATCATTCGGCAAGGTTGATATTTTCCGATTCAGTTTAAAAAACAAATTGTTGACGGATTTTTTCCTGATTCACGAACAGTCTCCCTTCATGTAAGGCAGTAGATGCTCCCATGGATTACAAAGATACTCTGAACCTCCCCTC
This window of the Deltaproteobacteria bacterium genome carries:
- a CDS encoding class I SAM-dependent RNA methyltransferase → MYTYRKTHRYFAQIADGLEDAGSREIAALGAREIQPAYRGIYFKADTADLFRINYGARIITRILAPLLTFDCHSPKYLRKTAGSIRWSDFLSPDETFAVFANVSDSRIRHSRYAALCLKDAIADFFRETCGRRPDVETKTPDVWFSLHIHRNRATISLDTSGGSLHRRGYRKASVEAPMQETVAAAIIRMSGWEGERALYDPMCGSGTLITEALMAYCRIPAGFLRKHFGFASLPEFETAAWGKIKAEMDRKIRPLPPGLIFAGDRSKQAVAATRKNLVTLPGHEGVDLRCRDFRKIEEIRNAVLVCNPPYGIRLGKESDLGNFYKEFGDFLKQRCRGTSAYLYFGNREMIKKIGLKPSWKKPLKNGGLEGRLVKYEMY
- the prmC gene encoding peptide chain release factor N(5)-glutamine methyltransferase, which encodes MPAAVRSSQVLLCDLLSRGASYLRNLGVPNPHHDAEELLAFVLRRPRLSLYLEGPSLSVEEEDRYRSLLERRGKREPLQYIEGEVSFFGRSFTVNPDVLIPRPETELFVEEILKRTDCLRRTIDVGTGSGCIAVTLLCERPGATVLAIDLAGEALRVACTNAARHRVSDRFQALRGNLLSALTVEYRADLIVANLPYVPETTREQLQPEVRDYEPHAALFAGPDGLSLIERMIREAGTLLRPGGRLALEIGEGQGAKVRDLLKNAGGFHTIEVVQDLAGWERMAFAVRGG
- the guaB gene encoding IMP dehydrogenase; protein product: MTSPEEIRVGLTYDDVLLMPARSNVLPKDTDVATRLTAKIRLNIPLLSAAMDTVSEARMGIALAQEGGIAVIHKAMSVERQAMEVDKVKKSESGMIVDPITIEPDRKIHEALALMKKYRISGIPITRGTHLVGILTNRDLRFETRLDLPVADVMTKENLVTTSEGTDLESAKKILHQHRIEKLLVVDDDFNLKGLITIKDIEKKIKYPHACKDEFGRLRVGAAIGVGEEALERAERLTGSGVDILCVDTAHGHSEGVLQTVRAVKDAYPGVDLMAGNVATAKGVEDLITAGADTVKVGIGPGSICTTRVVAGTGVPQITAIMDCAAVGRKHDVPVIADGGIKYSGDITKAIVAGANAVMMGGILAGVEESPGETILFQGRSYKVYRGMGSLGAMEAGSKDRYFQEHQSEVKKLVPEGIEGRVPYKGPLSESVYQLVGGLRSGMGYSGCRTIPELQERGEFIRITNAGLRESHVHDVIITKEAPNYRME
- the prfA gene encoding peptide chain release factor 1; protein product: MLEKLKEVESRYDEITRKMSDPEVISDQKQFQPLAKEHSRLTGIVEKYRAYRKVLDDLAAAKEVLAESGGDAEMTEMAELEIGELQGRQETLEKELKLLLLPKDPNDDKNIFLEIRAGTGGEEAALFAADLFRMYSRYAENAGWRVEIMNSNPTGVGGLKEIIALIEGHGAYSRLKYESGVHRVQRIPVTETGGRIHTSAVTVAVLPEAEEVEVEINSSDLKIDVFRSSGPGGQSVNTTDSAVRVTHLPSGLVVICQDEKSQLKNKAKALKVLRARLLDRLQAEQEDEIARNRKSQVGSGDRSERIRTYNFPQNRVTDHRIGLTLHKLEAILEGGLDEMIDVLTTTMEAEALKEA
- the guaA gene encoding glutamine-hydrolyzing GMP synthase, giving the protein MTTRQQEKILILDFGSQYTQLIARRIRELHVYSEIRPCNESLKEIKAFAPSGLILSGGPSSVLEESAPLPDRGIFEMGIPVLGICYGMQLMTHQLGGEVTPSARREYGAATVRQEGGGDLFAGLEESLRVWMSHGDRIDSPPAGFVAIAESNNSPVAAMADDSRRFYALQFHPEVVHTPGGVEILKNFVYRICGCRPSWTMHSFVEQSIAEIRERVGGGRVLCALSGGVDSSVAAVLIHKAIGDRLTCIYVDNGLMRLGESEKVVKTFRDEFHINLQAVDASKRFLEKLSGVTDPEKKRKIIGNEFIQIFEEEAAKIGQVDFLAQGTLYPDVIESISFKGPSATIKSHHNVGGLPERMKLKLVEPFRELFKDEVRLVGVELSLPSDIIYRQPFPGPGLAIRILGEITAERLSILRRADAIVIEEIKGAGLYREIWQSFAVLLPIKTVGVMGDERTYDHVIAIRAVNSKDGMTADWVQLPYDLLSRISNRIINEVQGVNRVTYDISSKPPGTIEWE
- a CDS encoding DUF2232 domain-containing protein, which encodes MGHPYFQKIFASPRTWLPQAVLGTTFFFSAFLVVEISPAFFFLAILPMILSPIFLVLTTWRYGNPLGVAVAALSAGFILLLFNLPVLLIFVTQFAVVGILLGDGLRKKIPAMGLLYSTSLVSTLLIIAAGAVYLSYSGMDFSALLAKGSESLRLAAQENARRFQLTPEQKMQYEQGLKGMIAFVKVAYPALIFMNAFSIVCLNLLVPLHLAGYLGLDRSHVPPLEELTIPFGWVWGLILSGMLYLLKIPYLKWVGLNIALIFLLAYLIQGYGILTFFLQRTRLPRIVKGVIYIIFLLQPTLILLLCGAGLFETWFHFRQRAAAKEK
- the rpmE gene encoding 50S ribosomal protein L31 — encoded protein: MKDKIHPKYEETTITCTCGNVIETRSTQKDLKVEICSNCHPFYTGQQKIVDTEGRVEKFKKKYGLK